In the genome of Labeo rohita strain BAU-BD-2019 chromosome 24, IGBB_LRoh.1.0, whole genome shotgun sequence, one region contains:
- the rnf6 gene encoding E3 ubiquitin-protein ligase RNF6 yields the protein MDPPGGRDERHRQAERLRREEAYYHFINELSEEEYRLMRDSNLLGTPGEVTAEELRQRLDGAKERVSSQPRPETRPQSSEAEGSSGAVEPGAETSNGDSLLEWLNTFRRTGNATRSGQSGNQTWRAVSRTNPNSGEFRFSLEININHEQPEPGEHSDTPDPTELPMPPPPPPPVSSSASSPTTPYNPSRSAPYSLPHPTPYSTARPTLGRRAAVRRTRSSTAPPVTPPLTSQAPPTPLRRNLPSLPSSPPPQAPLAFQSQEQDGGAVRSQIQVTTSSVNAGEGQNGNEGLDCPTALPQSGPQVALATREPRNSRTRSRGRVRRAAGAGGVLSRSSRRSRSPLDRNPTSSVSPTHSGSAAPVESTGSTAVAMEMGEAAVEPAAPTDPPEAGEEEGETPVSGAGGVRRHPTIMLDLQVRRIRPGENRDRDSIASRTRSRARAAENTVTFESDSGGFRRTISRSERAGIRTYVSTIRIPLRRISETGLGEPSSMALRSILRQIMTGFGELSSLMETEADSETTTPNQDSASAGGPQAYRVGSGEGGVAHGGVESAREGLVPGEEEGQVRVSRTGTEGRPSSRDTNSLVENGTLPILRLAHFFLLNEDEDEEHPRGLTKEQIDNLVTRTYGQVNLEGELGRACSVCINEYAQGNKLRRLPCAHEFHIHCIDRWLSENNTCPICRQPILSSHQE from the exons ATGGACCCTCCCGGCGGCCGAGACGAGCGTCATCGTCAAGCGGAGCGGCTTCGGCGGGAGGAGGCATACTACCACTTCATCAATGAACTGAGTGAGGAGGAATACAGACTAATGAGAGACAGCAATCTATTGGGAACACCTG GTGAAGTCACAGCAGAGGAGCTGAGACAGCGTCTGGATGGTGCAAAGGAACGAGTATCATCTCAGCCACGCCCCGAAACCCGCCCACAAAGCAGTGAGGCAGAGGGCAGTAGTG GTGCAGTTGAGCCAGGTGCAGAGACGTCTAATGGAGACTCCCTGTTGGAATGGTTAAACACTTTCCGGCGCACAGGAAATGCTACGCGTAGCGGCCAGAGCGGCAACCAAACATGGCGTGCCGTCAGCCGCACCAACCCCAACAGCGGCGAGTTCCGCTTCAGTCTTGAGATCAACATCAACCACGAGCAACCTGAGCCTGGAGAACACAGCGACACCCCTGACCCGACTGAACTTCCAatgcctcctcctcctcctcccccaGTGTCATCATCTGCCTCTTCACCCACGACCCCTTACAACCCTTCAAGGTCTGCACCTTACTCCCTTCCACACCCCACGCCGTATTCTACGGCCAGGCCCACCCTGGGAAGGAGGGCCGCGGTGCGCCGCACTCGCAGTAGCACGGCTCCGCCTGTAACGCCGCCTCTGACCTCACAGGCTCCTCCCACACCTCTGCGGAGGAACTTGCCTTCTTTGCCAAGCTCTCCTCCTCCACAGGCACCACTCGCTTTTCAATCACAAGAGCAGGATGGTGGTGCCGTAAGGAGTCAAATACAGGTCACAACCTCCTCAGTAAACGCAGGGGAGGGGCAGAATGGAAATGAAGGTCTGGACTGCCCCACCGCTCTGCCTCAGTCCGGCCCCCAGGTGGCGCTAGCCACCCGCGAGCCACGAAACAGCAGGACTCGTTCACGTGGTCGCGTGCGGCGGGCAGCAGGAGCAGGCGGGGTTTTGTCTCGCTCTTCGAGACGTAGCCGCTCCCCCCTGGACCGAAACCCCACCTCCAGTGTAAGCCCCACCCATAGCGGCAGCGCCGCCCCAGTGGAGTCCACCGGAAGTACAGCAGTTGCAATGGAGATGGGTGAGGCTGCTGTAGAGCCAGCAGCTCCTACGGATCCTCCAGAGGCTGGTGAGGAAGAGGGGGAGACGCCAGTGTCAGGTGCTGGAGGTGTGCGGCGCCACCCTACGATCATGCTAGACCTCCAGGTGCGGCGCATCAGGCCGGGCGAGAACCGGGATAGGGACAGCATTGCAAGTCGCACTCGCTCTCGCGCTCGGGCTGCTGAAAACACAGTCACCTTCGAGAGCGACAGTGGCGGATTTCGCCGCACCATCTCACGCTCAGAGCGTGCGGGAATCCGCACTTACGTCAGCACTATACGCATCCCGCTACGACGCATTTCCGAGACAGGCCTTGGCGAGCCTAGCTCTATGGCGCTTAGATCTATTCTGCGCCAGATCATGACTGGGTTTGGTGAGCTCAGCTCTCTTATGGAAACGGAAGCGGATTCAGAAACCACGACGCCCAACCAGGACTCCGCCTCTGCCGGTGGACCCCAGGCGTACCGCGTTGGTAGTGGCGAGGGCGGAGTGGCCCATGGCGGAGTGGAATCGGCAAGAGAAGGTTTAGTGCCGGGTGAGGAAGAAGGACAAGTGCGGGTGAGCAGGACTGGGACGGAGGGACGACCTAGCAGCAGGGACACTAATAGCTTGGTGGAAAATGGGACGTTGCCCATCTTAAGGCTGGCGCACTTTTTCCTTCTCAACGAAGATGAAGACGAGGAGCACCCGAGGGGCCTCACCAAAGAACAGATCGACAATCTGGTCACACGCACTTACGGTCAGGTCAacctggagggcgagctgggccgCGCTTGCAGCGTCTGCATCAACGAGTACGCTCAGGGCAACAAGCTGCGCCGCTTGCCCTGTGCCCACGAGTTCCACATCCACTGCATCGACCGCTGGCTATCTGAAAACAACACCTGCCCCATCTGCAGGCAGCCTATTCTCTCCAGCCATCAGGAATGA